One window of the Pyrus communis chromosome 17, drPyrComm1.1, whole genome shotgun sequence genome contains the following:
- the LOC137721827 gene encoding protein RTF1 homolog isoform X2 produces MSDLELESDLLEAAGRTSSAGKKRDRLPSSRKQHGGSYSDDGSNSMDEDDDHGSKKPSQVPLKKRFEPTERGSDKEYDSSDDGSDHEGESSDESDIGPDLYKNDTDRKRLALMSELEREMILTSRAEKKGGKDFMEKLRSKRGDAKSMQSRKEDPLPFSRGARSSARAADKSAAMDDALNKLRAKRLKQQDSKDYHKLRDASKGGAGSQDISPSKRNMSHSSQIETLERLPTEEEALNADDEFFDSDKEHSEAPTFQDIKDITIPRSKLGKWVMEPFFEELIEGCFVRVGCGRSPEGPVYRLCMVQNVDATNPGREYKLEDKVTHKYLNCIFGSESSASKWPMANVSDSPPQENEFEQWFKEVQHTAGQMPSKQEVLEKKEALQKSNTFVYSATTVKQMLQEKKASARPVNIAVEKERLRRQLGVAESKGDEEEAKRIKTRLQELEASRQTQGKDSKAIRLAEMNRKNRFENFKNASGLKPVNMKLKAGEAGYDPFSRRWTQSRNYYVARPGGGDGAAAERGDEAAEATDGTTAGQLGMQATEAALEAAAGAGKLVDTSAPVDKGTETNMLHNFELPFSLAPLQKYGGPQGAGIAYMERKQRIEATVGRRVLDEGRRHASTLSIKDYMRLQEMHRLGSDS; encoded by the exons ATGTCAGACTTAGAATTGGAAAGTGACCTCCTTGAGGCCGCAGGAAGAACTAGTTCAGCTGGGAAAAAGCGGGACCGGCTTCCATCTTCTAGAAAGCAACATGGAGGTTCCTATTCTGATGATGGAAGTAACTCCatggatgaagatgatgatcaTGGAAGCAAGAAGCCCTCTCAAGTACCTCTGAAGAAGAGGTTTGAACCTACTGAAAGGGGCAGTGACAAAGAATATGATTCTAGCGATGATGGTTCTGATCATGAGGGTGAAAGTAGTGATGAATCTGATATTGGCCCCGATCTATACAAGAATGATACTGACCGGAAACGGCTTGCATTAATGAGTGAACTTGAAAGAGAGATGATTTTGACAAGTCGAGCAGAGAAGAAAGGCGGCAAGGATTTCATGGAAAAGTTGAGATCAAAAAGAGGCGATGCAAAATCCATGCAATCAAGgaaagaggatcctcttccattCTCTCGCGGTGCACGCTCATCAGCCAGGGCTGCTGACAAGTCAGCCGCTATGGATGATGCATTGAATAAATTGCGAGCAAAACGTCTGAAGCAACAAGACTCAAAGGACTACCATAAGTTGAGGGACGCGTCAAAAGGAGGTGCAGGTAGCCAGGATATATCACCAAGCAAACGTAATATGAGTCACTCCAGTCAAATTGAGACTCTGGAGAGGTTGCCTACTGAAGAGGAAGCATTAAATGCAGATGATGAATTCTTTGACAGCGATAAGGAACATTCAGAGGCACCGACATTTCAGGACATAAAGGATATTACCATACCAAGGTCAAAACTTGGAAAATGGGTCATGGAACCATTTTTTGAGGAGTTAATCGAGGGCTGCTTTGTTAGGGTTGGATGTGGCAGATCACCAGAAGGTCCTGTCTACAGGCTCTGCATGGTTCAGAATGTGGATGCCACAAATCCTGGCCGGGAGTACAAGCTAGAGGATAAAGTCACACATAAAtatttgaattgtatttttggCAGCGAAAGTTCTGCTTCCAAATGGCCGATGGCTAATGTCTCAGATTCTCCTCCGCAGGAGAACGAGTTTGAACAGTGGTTTAAGGAAGTGCAGCATACCGCTGGCCAAATGCCAAGTAAACAGGAAGTATTAGAAAAGAAGGAGGCCCTTCAGAAATCAAATACATTTGTTTACTCGGCAACTACTGTGAAGCAAATGTTGCAGGAGAAAAAGGCCTCAGCAAGGCCCGTTAACATTGCAGTTGAGAAGGAACGATTGAGGAGGCAGTTGGGTGTTGCAGAAAGTAAAGGCGATGAGGAAGAAGCTAAGAGGATCAAGACAAGGCTCCAGGAATTAGAAGCATCCAGGCAAACTCAGGGGAAAGATAGCAAAGCTATTCGATTAGCTGAAATGAACAGGAAGAACAGGTTCGAGAATTTTAAAAATGCTTCAGGGTTGAAACCGGTGAATATGAAACTGAAAGCAGGGGAGGCTGGTTATGATCCATTCTCGAGAAGATGGACTCAATCGAGAAATTATTATGTTGCAAGGCCTGGAGGAGGTGATGGAGCTGCTGCTGAACGAGGTGATGAAGCTGCTGAGGCAACAGATGGAACAACCG CAGGGCAGCTTGGTATGCAAGCAACAGAGGCAGCATTGGAAGCAGCAGCTGGTGCAGGGAAGTTGGTTGATACAAGTGCTCCTGTGGACAAAGGGACAGAAACAAATATGCTGCACAACTTTGAGCTGCCATTTTCATTGGCTCCACTGCAGAAGTACGGTGGACCTCAGGGCGCTGGGATTGCATACATGGAGAGGAAACAAAGGATCGAAGCAACAGTCGGGCGTCGAGTGCTGGATGAAGGGAGGAGGCATGCTTCGACCTTGTCCATTAAGGACTATATGAGACTGCAGGAGATGCACCGCCTTGGCTCTGATTCGTAA
- the LOC137721827 gene encoding protein RTF1 homolog isoform X1: MSDLELESDLLEAAGRTSSAGKKRDRLPSSRKQHGGSYSDDGSNSMDEDDDHGSKKPSQVPLKKRFEPTERGSDKEYDSSDDGSDHEGESSDESDIGPDLYKNDTDRKRLALMSELEREMILTSRAEKKGGKDFMEKLRSKRGDAKSMQSRKEDPLPFSRGARSSARAADKSAAMDDALNKLRAKRLKQQDSKDYHKLRDASKGGAGSQDISPSKRNMSHSSQIETLERLPTEEEALNADDEFFDSDKEHSEAPTFQDIKDITIPRSKLGKWVMEPFFEELIEGCFVRVGCGRSPEGPVYRLCMVQNVDATNPGREYKLEDKVTHKYLNCIFGSESSASKWPMANVSDSPPQENEFEQWFKEVQHTAGQMPSKQEVLEKKEALQKSNTFVYSATTVKQMLQEKKASARPVNIAVEKERLRRQLGVAESKGDEEEAKRIKTRLQELEASRQTQGKDSKAIRLAEMNRKNRFENFKNASGLKPVNMKLKAGEAGYDPFSRRWTQSRNYYVARPGGGDGAAAERGDEAAEATDGTTGMGSNREKANVAGQLGMQATEAALEAAAGAGKLVDTSAPVDKGTETNMLHNFELPFSLAPLQKYGGPQGAGIAYMERKQRIEATVGRRVLDEGRRHASTLSIKDYMRLQEMHRLGSDS, encoded by the coding sequence ATGTCAGACTTAGAATTGGAAAGTGACCTCCTTGAGGCCGCAGGAAGAACTAGTTCAGCTGGGAAAAAGCGGGACCGGCTTCCATCTTCTAGAAAGCAACATGGAGGTTCCTATTCTGATGATGGAAGTAACTCCatggatgaagatgatgatcaTGGAAGCAAGAAGCCCTCTCAAGTACCTCTGAAGAAGAGGTTTGAACCTACTGAAAGGGGCAGTGACAAAGAATATGATTCTAGCGATGATGGTTCTGATCATGAGGGTGAAAGTAGTGATGAATCTGATATTGGCCCCGATCTATACAAGAATGATACTGACCGGAAACGGCTTGCATTAATGAGTGAACTTGAAAGAGAGATGATTTTGACAAGTCGAGCAGAGAAGAAAGGCGGCAAGGATTTCATGGAAAAGTTGAGATCAAAAAGAGGCGATGCAAAATCCATGCAATCAAGgaaagaggatcctcttccattCTCTCGCGGTGCACGCTCATCAGCCAGGGCTGCTGACAAGTCAGCCGCTATGGATGATGCATTGAATAAATTGCGAGCAAAACGTCTGAAGCAACAAGACTCAAAGGACTACCATAAGTTGAGGGACGCGTCAAAAGGAGGTGCAGGTAGCCAGGATATATCACCAAGCAAACGTAATATGAGTCACTCCAGTCAAATTGAGACTCTGGAGAGGTTGCCTACTGAAGAGGAAGCATTAAATGCAGATGATGAATTCTTTGACAGCGATAAGGAACATTCAGAGGCACCGACATTTCAGGACATAAAGGATATTACCATACCAAGGTCAAAACTTGGAAAATGGGTCATGGAACCATTTTTTGAGGAGTTAATCGAGGGCTGCTTTGTTAGGGTTGGATGTGGCAGATCACCAGAAGGTCCTGTCTACAGGCTCTGCATGGTTCAGAATGTGGATGCCACAAATCCTGGCCGGGAGTACAAGCTAGAGGATAAAGTCACACATAAAtatttgaattgtatttttggCAGCGAAAGTTCTGCTTCCAAATGGCCGATGGCTAATGTCTCAGATTCTCCTCCGCAGGAGAACGAGTTTGAACAGTGGTTTAAGGAAGTGCAGCATACCGCTGGCCAAATGCCAAGTAAACAGGAAGTATTAGAAAAGAAGGAGGCCCTTCAGAAATCAAATACATTTGTTTACTCGGCAACTACTGTGAAGCAAATGTTGCAGGAGAAAAAGGCCTCAGCAAGGCCCGTTAACATTGCAGTTGAGAAGGAACGATTGAGGAGGCAGTTGGGTGTTGCAGAAAGTAAAGGCGATGAGGAAGAAGCTAAGAGGATCAAGACAAGGCTCCAGGAATTAGAAGCATCCAGGCAAACTCAGGGGAAAGATAGCAAAGCTATTCGATTAGCTGAAATGAACAGGAAGAACAGGTTCGAGAATTTTAAAAATGCTTCAGGGTTGAAACCGGTGAATATGAAACTGAAAGCAGGGGAGGCTGGTTATGATCCATTCTCGAGAAGATGGACTCAATCGAGAAATTATTATGTTGCAAGGCCTGGAGGAGGTGATGGAGCTGCTGCTGAACGAGGTGATGAAGCTGCTGAGGCAACAGATGGAACAACCGGTATGGGCAGCAACAGGGAAAAGGCAAATGTAGCAGGGCAGCTTGGTATGCAAGCAACAGAGGCAGCATTGGAAGCAGCAGCTGGTGCAGGGAAGTTGGTTGATACAAGTGCTCCTGTGGACAAAGGGACAGAAACAAATATGCTGCACAACTTTGAGCTGCCATTTTCATTGGCTCCACTGCAGAAGTACGGTGGACCTCAGGGCGCTGGGATTGCATACATGGAGAGGAAACAAAGGATCGAAGCAACAGTCGGGCGTCGAGTGCTGGATGAAGGGAGGAGGCATGCTTCGACCTTGTCCATTAAGGACTATATGAGACTGCAGGAGATGCACCGCCTTGGCTCTGATTCGTAA
- the LOC137723451 gene encoding putative pentatricopeptide repeat-containing protein At1g56570 — protein sequence MSTKRLLVLPITLFPPIPPITRNSLQWVQDFTTQSTPPFSPKIPNILATNLIKSHFDKGLIKEARQVFDEMPERDVIAWSAMIAGYTSCIHHNHAWAMFCEMVRNGMEPNAFTFSSVLKACKGMGALSCGALVHGSAVKRGMQGSIYVENALMDMYATCCASMEDACVVFDDICEKNDVSWTTLITGFTHRGDGYGGLRVFQQMLLEEAELNPFSFSIAVRACASIGSHSFGMQIHSAVIKHGFESNLPVMNSILDMYCRFGCLSEANQCFHEISERDLITWNTLISGYERLDPRESLRIFSHMNSEGFSPNCFTYSSVISACANLAVLNCGEQVHGGIIRRGLDKNLALANALIDMYAKCGSISNSHKTFNEMSDRNLVSWTSMMIGYGAHGYGKEAVEMFDKMVKSGIRPDQIVFMAVLSACSHAGLVDEGLRYFESMISDYKVTPDQDIYGCVVDLLGRRGRVEEAYELIESMPFKPDESVWGALLGACKAHELPHLRKVAAQRLLELTPNMVGTYVMLSNIYAAEGEWGEVANTRKMMRGMGNKKEVGRSWIEVRNRVYSFVVGDKVGSHINLVYEVLEVLISHIKPAEHINDLD from the exons ATGAGCACAAAAAGACTACTAGTACTACCCATAACTCTTTTTCCTCCCATACCACCCATAACCAGAAACTCACTTCAGTGGGTCCAGGACTTCACCACCCAATCAACCCcaccattttcaccaaaaatccCCAACATTTTAGCCACGAACTTAATCAAATCACACTTTGACAAGGGCTTAATCAAAGAAGCACGCCAGGTGTTCGATGAAATGCCTGAGAGAGACGTGATAGCATGGTCTGCTATGATCGCCGGGTACACGTCTTGCATTCACCACAACCACGCATGGGCAATGTTTTGTGAGATGGTGAGGAATGGGATGGAACCGAATGCTTTCACTTTTTCCAGTGTGCTCAAGGCTTGCAAAGGCATGGGAGCTCTTTCGTGTGGCGCATTGGTTCATGGGTCGGCTGTGAAGCGTGGAATGCAAGGCTCCATCTATGTCGAAAATGCACTCATGGACATGTATGCTacttgttgtgcaagcatggaggATGCGTGCGTTGTGTTCGATGATATTTGTGAAAAGAATGATGTGTCGTGGACTACTTTGATCACTGGCTTCACTCACAGAGGTGATGGATATGGCGGGCTTCGAGTTTTCCAACAAATGTTGCTG GAGGAAGCAGAGCTGAATCCGTTTAGCTTTTCGATTGCGGTTAGAGCTTGCGCTTCAATTGGCTCACATTCTTTTGGAATGCAGATACATTCAGCAGTGATTAAACACGGATTCGAGTCCAACCTTCCTGTCATGAATTCAATACTGGACATGTATTGCAGATTTGGTTGTTTATCAGAGGCAAATCAGTGCTTCCATGAAATAAGCGAAAGAGATTTGATTACATGGAACACCTTAATTTCCGGATATGAAAGATTGGATCCTAGAGAGTCCCTGCGTATATTTTCGCATATGAACTCAGAAGGCTTTAGTCCAAATTGCTTCACATACAGCAGCGTTATATCGGCATGTGCTAACCTAGCAGTTTTGAACTGTGGTGAACAAGTTCATGGAGGAATTATTCGGAGAGGCCTTGATAAGAATTTGGCGTTGGCTAATGCACTTATCGACATGTATGCCAAGTGCGGAAGCATATCAAACTCGCACAAAACTTTTAATGAAATGTCTGATAGAAACTTAGTCTCCTGGACTTCCATGATGATCGGATATGGGGCTCATGGATATGGAAAAGAGGCTGTTGAAATGTTTGATAAGATGGTCAAATCAGGCATAAGACCCGATCAAATCGTGTTTATGGCAGTTCTGAGTGCTTGCAGTCATGCTGGCCTTGTTGACGAAGGCTTGAGATATTTCGAATCAATGATAAGTGATTACAAAGTTACTCCAGATCAGGACATTTATGGGTGTGTGGTGGATTTGCTAGGTCGTAGGGGAAGAGTTGAGGAGGCTTATGAACTAATTGAGAGTATGCCATTTAAGCCGGATGAGTCTGTTTGGGGAGCACTTCTCGGAGCTTGTAAAGCACACGAGCTTCCACATTTGCGAAAAGTGGCTGCTCAGAGGTTATTAGAGTTGACACCGAATATGGTTGGCACGTATGTGATGCTGTCAAATATTTATGCAGCTGAAGGCGAATGGGGGGAAGTCGCAAATACGAGGAAGATGATGAGAGGTATGGGGAACAAGAAAGAGGTAGGACGGAGTTGGATTGAGGTAAGAAACCGGGTTTATAGTTTTGTTGTGGGAGATAAGGTGGGTTCTCATATAAACTTGGTGTATGAGGTTTTGGAAGTTCTGATTTCGCATATAAAACCGGCAGAGCACATAAATGATTTAGACTAG
- the LOC137723450 gene encoding pentatricopeptide repeat-containing protein At3g62890-like: MNLSKLKPLTLAAKSTLNPKPMSKPSINLSILETHLPKCRNLKQFNPILSQMILTGFINDTYAASRILKFCTDSHLVHVDFSLKIFDRIDDANGFIWNTMMRAYVQRNRPQKALKLYKLMLEKNAGPDHYTYPLLMQACAIRVSGFEGKQIHGHVFRTGFDSDVYVQNTLINMYAVCDNMGDARKLFDEIPVLNSVAWNSILAGYVRVGDVEKAKFVYDQMPERNTIASNSMIVLFGRTGCVNEACQLFEEIPEKDMVSWSALISCYEQNEMHEEALAKFLEMVANGVMVDEVVVVTVLSACANLLAVQTGKLIHGLVVKIGIETYVNLQNAFIHMYSSCGEIMAAQKLFNAAYNLDQISWNSMISGYLKCGLVENARTLFDSMPEKDIVSWSAMISGYAQQDRFSETLALFQEMQLLGIRPDETTLVSVVSACTQLAALDLGQWIHAYIRKNGLKINVFLGTTLINMYMKCGCVENALEVFEGTSEKGVSSWNALILGLAMNGLVEKSLETFSEMKKCGVAPNEITFMGVLGACRHMGLVDEGRRHFDSMVQEHKIERNVKHYGCMVDLLGRAGMLKEAEELIESMPMMPDVATWGALIGACKKHGDHDRGERIGRKLIELEPDHDGFHVLLSNICASKGNWDDVHEIRGIMMQNGVVKTPGCSMIEADGVVHEFLAGDKKHPRIKEIDAMLDEIAKRLKKEGYAPDTNEVSFDIDDEEKETALSRHSEKLAIAFGLIAISPPSPIRIMKNLRICNDCHMAAKLISKAFDRDIVVRDRHLFHHFKQGSCSCNDFW, from the coding sequence ATGAATTTATCCAAATTAAAGCCGCTAACTTTAGCCGCGAAATCGACTTTGAATCCCAAACCCATGTCGAAGCCAAGCATAAATCTCTCAATCCTGGAAACCCATTTGCCGAAATGCCGAAATCTCAAGCAATTCAATCCAATACTCTCTCAGATGATCCTTACCGGCTTCATCAATGACACATATGCCGCAAGCAGAATCCTCAAGTTCTGCACCGACTCACACCTCGTCCACGTCGATTTCTCCCTGAAAATCTTCGATCGAATCGACGACGCAAATGGGTTTATTTGGAACACCATGATGAGAGCTTACGTACAGAGAAACCGTCCTCAAAAGGCTTTGAAGCTTTATAAACTGATGCTGGAGAAGAATGCCGGTCCTGACCATTACACTTACCCGCTTTTAATGCAAGCCTGCGCTATTCGGGTTTCGGGTTTTGAAGGAAAACAGATACATGGTCATGTTTTCAGGACGGGTTTTGATTCGGATGTTTATGTTCAGAACACGTTGATCAATATGTATGCTGTTTGTGATAACATGGGGGACGCACGTAAGTTGTTTGATGAAATTCCTGTGTTGAATTCGGTGGCTTGGAATTCGATTCTGGCGGGGTATGTGAGGGTGGGGGATGTGGAGAAGGCGAAGTTTGTATATGATCAGATGCCGGAGAGGAACACCATTGCTTCGAATTCTATGATCGTGTTGTTTGGCAGGACAGGTTGCGTGAATGAGGCTTGCCAGTTGTTCGAGGAAATACCGGAGAAAGATATGGTTTCATGGAGCGCGTTGATTTCTTGTTATGAGCAGAATGAGATGCATGAGGAGGCTTTGGCTAAGTTTCTGGAAATGGTTGCCAATGGAGTTATGGTGGATGAGGTTGTGGTTGTCACCGTTCTTTCAGCATGTGCCAACTTGTTAGCTGTCCAGACAGGGAAATTGATCCATGGATTAGTAGtgaaaattggaattgaaactTATGTCAATCTTCAAAATGCGTTTATTCACATGTATTCGAGTTGTGGGGAAATAATGGCTGCGCAAAAACTGTTCAATGCAGCCTACAACTTGGATCAGATATCATGGAACTCAATGATATCAGGCTACTTGAAATGTGGTCTAGTCGAAAACGCTAGGACTTTATTTGATTCCATGCCTGAGAAGGATATCGTGTCTTGGAGTGCAATGATATCAGGTTATGCTCAACAAGACCGGTTCTCAGAAACTTTGGCATTGTTTCAGGAGATGCAGCTTCTTGGAATCAGGCCTGATGAGACCACTTTGGTGAGTGTTGTATCAGCTTGCACTCAATTGGCCGCCCTAGACTTAGGCCAGTGGATTCATGCTTATATTAGGAAAAATGGTCTCAAGATTAATGTCTTTTTGGGCACAACCCTTATAAACATGTACATGAAATGTGGGTGCGTGGAAAACGCTTTGGAGGTTTTTGAGGGGACTTCAGAAAAGGGAGTTTCTTCTTGGAATGCTCTTATTCTTGGGTTGGCGATGAATGGCTTGGTGGAGAAGTCGCTTGAAACATTTTCAGAGATGAAGAAATGTGGTGTGGCACCTAATGAGATAACCTTTATGGGAGTTCTTGGAGCTTGTCGACACATGGGGTTAGTAGATGAGGGGCGTCGACATTTTGATTCTATGGTCCAAGAACACAAGATAGAACGCAATGTTAAGCATTACGGATGCATGGTTGATCTTTTGGGACGTGCGGGTATGCTCAAGGAGGCAGAGGAACTCATTGAGAGTATGCCTATGATGCCGGATGTTGCTACTTGGGGTGCCTTAATAGGGGCCTGTAAGAAACACGGAGACCATGATAGGGGCGAGAGGATAGGAAGAAAGCTCATTGAGCTAGAGCCTGACCATGACGGGTTCCACGTGTTGTTGTCCAATATATGTGCTTCAAAAGGTAACTGGGATGATGTTCATGAGATTAGGGGAATAATGATGCAAAATGGGGTTGTAAAGACTCCGGGTTGTAGCATGATTGAAGCAGACGGTGTAGTTCATGAATTTCTAGCAGGAGATAAGAAACACCCTCGAATAAAAGAGATCGACGCTATGTTGGATGAAATAGCTAAGAGATTGAAGAAGGAAGGTTACGCACCAGATACGAATGAGGTTTCCTTTGACATTGatgatgaagagaaggaaaCCGCTCTGTCCAGGCATAGTGAGAAACTCGCAATTGCGTTTGGGCTTATCGCTATCAGTCCACCATCACCTATACGAATAATGAAGAATTTGCGAATATGTAATGATTGTCACATGGCAGCAAAGTTGATCTCAAAAGCTTTTGATCGTGATATTGTGGTGAGGGATAGGCACCTCTTTCACCACTTTAAGCAGGGATCTTGCTCTTGCAATGATTTCTGGTAG
- the LOC137721738 gene encoding protein AGENET DOMAIN (AGD)-CONTAINING P1-like translates to MPPKRRNKPDPHFDTRSPGKKRAAPLEENGGEKVPIVTQENFTNGTPVEVCSDEDGFHGAWFAATIVEAVGGDKFLIEYQSLRTEDDSAFLREEIDTLHIRPNPPENAVEHFNLLQEVDALYNDGWWVGVISKVLSGSRYIVYFRSTYEEIEFQQSELRLHQDWIGGKWVMPSRALKL, encoded by the exons ATGCCTCCGAAACGCAGAAACAAACCCGACCCGCATTTCGACACCCGATCCCCAGGCAAGAAACGGGCAGCTCCTCTGGAAGAAAATGGAGGAGAG AAAGTGCCGATTGTAACTCAAGAGAACTTTACCAATGGAACACCGGTTGAGGTTTGCAGTGATGAAGATGGTTTCCACGGTGCTTGGTTTGCTGCAACCATAGTGGAAGCAGTGGGCGGTGACAAGTTCCTTATCGAGTACCAGAGTCTGAGGACAGAAGATGATTCGGCATTTCTGAGAGAAGAGATTGATACCCTGCACATACGACCTAATCCACCAGAAAATGCTGTTGAGCATTTCAATTTGCTTCAAGAGGTTGATGCTTTGTACAATGATGGCTGGTGGGTGGGTGTGATCTCAAAAGTTCTTAGCGGCTCAAGGTACATAGTCTACTTCAGGAGCACTTATGAAGAAATTGAATTTCAACAATCTGAGTTGAGGCTTCATCAGGACTGGATTGGTGGCAAATGGGTTATGCCTTCGCGG GCTTTAAAGTTGTGA